A window of the Helianthus annuus cultivar XRQ/B chromosome 4, HanXRQr2.0-SUNRISE, whole genome shotgun sequence genome harbors these coding sequences:
- the LOC110935976 gene encoding cysteine protease Amb a 11.0101: MKINNFIFFSLSLVLILGVVESFNYHEQELESEEGFQGLYDRWREHHKVTDRSPQRFNVFKHNVRNIHKKNKMNLGYKLQINEFATMTHHEFRKTHADSKGGHFIALHGIRKTNLSSSYNDIDINAIPPRMDWREHNAVTPMKNQGQCGSCFAFAAVGAIEGINAIRTGQLLSLSEQQLLDCDSSDRTFHCDGGQVCGVFTFVKEHGGIATDEFYPYVGKRETCDTSKYGHHSVTVDGTEYLPEHDEEALLKAVAHQPVTFQMDPGGDGFMFYKEGIYSGPCGMELMHAMLIVGYDQDPDGTKYWIVKNSWGEGWGEKGYIRMLRGTEIQGVCNMYGHCNFPLKSPETKNVEL, from the exons ATGAAGATCaacaattttatatttttttcactTTCTTTGGTCTTGATACTAGGAGTTGTGGAAAGCTTCAATTACCATGAGCAAGAACTCGAATCGGAGGAGGGATTCCAAGGGTTGTACGACAGGTGGCGAGAACACCACAAAGTGACCGATAGAAGCCCCCAACGGTTCAATGTATTCAAGCACAACGTACGAAATATTCACAAGAAAAACAAGATGAACCTGGGATACAAGTTGCAAATAAACGAGTTTGCTACCATGACTCACCATGAGTTTAGGAAAACCCATGCCGACTCGAAGGGTGGCCACTTCATTGCTCTTCACGGGATTCGTAAGACCAACTTGAGTTCCAGTTATAATGATATCGATATAAACGCTATTCCACCGAGGATGGATTGGAGGGAACATAACGCTGTCACCCCTATGAAAAATCAAGGACAGTGTG GAAGTTGTTTCGCATTTGCTGCGGTGGGTGCAATTGAAGGAATAAACGCCATCAGAACAGGTCAACTCTTATCATTATCAGAACAACAACTTCTTGATTGTGATTCGAGCGACAGAACCTTCCATTGCGACGGAGGGCAGGTCTGTGGCGTATTTACTTTCGTCAAAGAGCATGGAGGTATAGCTACAGATGAGTTCTACCCTTATGTAGGTAAAAGGGAAACATGCGATACATCTAAG TATGGTCATCACTCGGTAACTGTTGATGGAACCGAGTATTTGCCAGAACACGATGAAGAAGCGCTATTGAAAGCAGTGGCACATCAGCCTGTGACTTTTCAAATGGATCCTGGCGGTGACGGTTTCATGTTCTACAAAGAG GGAATTTATAGTGGACCATGTGGAATGGAGCTGATGCACGCGATGTTGATAGTTGGATACGATCAGGATCCTGACGGAACCAAGTACTGGATTGTTAAGAACTCGTGGGGCGAAGGATGGGGAGAGAAGGGATACATTCGTATGCTACGCGGTACGGAGATCCAAGGGGTTTGCAACATGTATGGGCATTGTAATTTCCCTCTTAAATCTCCGGAAACTAAAAATGTTGAACTCTAG